In the Anser cygnoides isolate HZ-2024a breed goose chromosome 27, Taihu_goose_T2T_genome, whole genome shotgun sequence genome, one interval contains:
- the ANKRD24 gene encoding ankyrin repeat domain-containing protein 24 isoform X2 has product MAARRLLLGTMKQICLCAAASFASQDWTKNDEKLLQAVDYNDAGRVTSLLVRKGLVPTKLDSEGKSAFHLAAMRGNVDCLEAMLAHGVDAMTKDSSGYTALHLASKHGHPQCVSKLLQASCPVDVADSSGRTALHLAAVSGCISCSEILCDFKAPLNVKDKEGSTPLLLAAKMSHSELCRYLLHRGAAANSRDLQGKTALMLACENGSVETVEVLVNAGARVAAVDSTGHDAAHYGLATGNALIQHFLQEAAQRRSWASEETTEQTSRTSSPSQSAGREKSSTPRKRKAPLPPLGTPSPEDRDAYEEIVRLRQERAQFLQKIRGLEQQEKQRQEQAELDKGSLRSMEKQIQELEERLAARDNEKERLGKEVEALQSRLSSLENEKENTSYDIETLQDEEGELLEFPGAELLLSKKTLSPSAEELLATLQGQVQSLTVQNKELREKIQVLENFERDESEPSTPGDLVPASLYYSLKRELERLRAQGTAAPQGLAGTEEAEHERPAPASEPGSKGSTVQGLNEELPQPQCKCKAALVPHQQPPSAAQQDGAELAEARAALQQAQAALEEREQRLRELQARLEADAKAEEATASLGASLEEASQEKAALLERCSRAEAAAEALRRELEAKTRDWRAAGGPEPEPGVLEQRVAELVRQHGEVTAQLGQLREALGRREAELTALREQLAARPVGRREHEEVLARLRRAQAEAEGRVPPEEHARATAALEEQARALRERAARLEAAAEAKGREAARLEAALAAAVPRGEHEAARAELQAEAAALAQRLAELTRRHEKTCEEVFRVQRQALFMKSERQAAEERLAAAQQQLAEAREEARRLQDLHSHAEDSARLVRDRDRKITELSKEVFRLKEALNALPEPRGAPQPPPDATAMQSRIRALEEKLAEAEKRHSKVVALYRSHLLYAVQGHMDEDVQRLLCQILKMQRLQEQGR; this is encoded by the exons AtggccgcccgccgcctcctgcTCGGCACCATGAAGCAGATCTGCCTCTGTGCCGCTGCCTCCTTTGCG AGTCAGGACTGGACCAAGAACGATGAAAAGCTCCTGCAAGCCGTGGACTACAACGATGCCGGGAGGGTGACGTCTCTCCTCGTCCGCAAGGGCCTGGTCCCCACCAAGCTGGACTCGGAGGGCAAATCTGC GTTCCACCTGGCTGCCATGCGGGGGAACGTGGACTGCCTCGAAGCCATGCTGGCTCACGGCGTGGATGCCATGACCAAGGACAGCTCGG GTTACACCGCCCTGCACCTGGCGTCCAAGCACGGCCACCCGCAGTGCGTCAGCAAGCTGCTGCAG GCCTCCTGCCCCGTGGACGTGGCTGACAGCAGCGGCCGGACGGCGCTGCACCTCGCAG cGGTCAGCGGCTGCATCTCGTGCTCAGAGATCCTCTGCGACTTCAAGGCTCCTTTGAATGTCAAGGACAAG GAGGGCTCCACGCCGCTGCTGCTCGCCGCCAAGATGAGCCACTCGGAGCTGTGCCGCTACCTGCTGCACCGCGGGGCGGCCGCCAACAGCCGCGACCTGCAGGGCAA GACAGCCCTGATGCTGGCCTGCGAGAACGGCAGCGTGGAGACGGTGGAGGTGCTGGTCAACGCCGGCGCGCGGGTGGCTGCGGTGGACTCCACGGGCCACGACGCCGCGCACTACGGGCTGGCCACGGGCAATGCTCTCATCCAGCACTTCCTGCAAGAGGCTGCTCAGCGCCGGTCCTGGGCCAGCG AGGAGACCACCGAGCAGACGTCGCGG ACATCTTCGCCAAGCCAGTCGGCGGgcagagagaagagcagcaccccgaggaagaggaaggcccccctgcctcccctgggcacccccagcccg GAGGACCGGGATGCCTACGAGGAGATCGTGAGGCTGCGGCAGGAGCGGGCGCAGTTCCTGCAGAAGATCCGGGGCttggagcagcaggagaagcagcgACAGGAG caggcagagctggacaAGGGCTCCCTTCGCTCCATGGAGAAGCAG atccaggagctggaggagcggCTGGCGGCGCGGGACAACGAGAAGGAGCGGCTGGGCAAGGAGGTGGAGGCTCTGCAGAGCCGCTTGTCCTCGCTGGAG AATGAGAAGGAGAACACGAGCTACGACATCGAGACGCTGCAGGACGAGGAGGGAGAGCTGCTCGAGTTCCCAG gggcagagctgctgctctccaagAAGACCCTGAGCCCCTCGGccgaggagctgctggccacgctgcagGGCCAGGTGCAGTCCCTCACCGTGCAGAACAAGGAGCTGAGGGAGAAAATACAG GTCCTGGAGAACTTCGAGCGGGATGAGAGCGAGCCGTCCACCCCGGGGGACTTGGTGCCCGCCAGCCTCTACTACTCCCTCAAAcgggagctggagcggctgcgggcgCAGGGCACGGCGGCACCGCAGGGCCTGGCCGGGACGGAGGAGGCAGAGCACGAGAGGCCGGCCCCAGCCTCGGAGCCTGGCAGCAAGGGGAGCACGGTGCAGGGGCTCAAcgaggagctgccccagccccagtgcAAGTGCAAGGCGGCGCTGGTGCCTCACCAGCAGCCTCCCTCCGCTGCCCAGCAGGATGGCGCCGAGCTGGCGGAGGCCCGGGCggccctgcagcaggcgcaGGCAGCGCTGGAGGAGCGCGAgcagcggctgcgggagctgcaggCCCGCCTGGAGGCCGATGCCAAAGCCGAGGAGGCCACGGCCTCGCTGGGGGCCTCCCTGGAGGAGGCATCGCAGGAGAAGGCGGCCCTGCTGGAGCGCTGCAGccgggcggaggcggcggcggaggcccTGCGGCGCGAGCTGGAGGCCAAGACACGGGACTGGAGGGCGGCCGGCGGCCCCGAGCCGGAGCCGGGCGTGCTGGAGCAGCGGGTGGCGGAGCTGGTGCGGCAGCACGGGGAGGTGACGgcccagctggggcagctgcgGGAGGCGCTGGGCCGCCGGGAGGCCGAGCTGACGGCCCTGCGGGAGCAGCTGGCCGCCCGGCCCGTGGGGCGCCGGGAGCACGAGGAGGTCCTGGCGAGGCTGCGGCGGGCGCAGGCGGAGGCCGAGGGCCGGGTGCCGCCGGAGGAGCACGCTCGGGCCACGGCGGCGCTGGAGGAGCAGGCGCGAGCCCTGCGGGAGCGGGCGGCCCGGctggaggcggcggcggaggccAAGGGGCGCGAGGCGGCCAGGCTGGAGGCCGcgctggcggcggcggtgccgcGCGGGGAGCACGAGGCGGCGCGGGCCGAGCTGCAGGCCGAGGCGGCCGCGCTGGCCCAGCGGCTGGCCGAGCTGACGCGGCGGCACGAGAAGACGTGCGAGGAGGTTTTCCGGGTGCAGCGGCAGGCGCTGTTCATGAAGAGCGAGCGGCAGGCGGCCGAGGAGCGCCTGGCGGCcgcgcagcagcagctggcggaGGCGCGGGAGGAGGCGCGGCGCCTGCAGGACCTCCACAGCCACGCCGAGGACTCGGCCCGGCTGgtcagggacagggacaggaag ATCACCGAGCTCTCCAAGGAGGTCTTCAGGCTGAAGGAGGCCCTCAACGCCCTCCCCGAGCCCCGAGGAGCGCCGCAGCCGCCCCCCGACGCCACGGCGATGCAGTCCAGGATCCGCGCCCTGGAGGAGAAGCTGGCG GAGGCAGAGAAGCGGCACAGCAAGGTGGTCGCGCTGTACCGGAGCCACCTGCTCTACGCCGTGCAG GGCCACATGGACGAGGACGTGCAGAGGCTCCTGTGCCAGATCCTGAAGAtgcagcggctgcaggagcagggcagatgA
- the ANKRD24 gene encoding ankyrin repeat domain-containing protein 24 isoform X6 — MKSLKAKFKKADSQDWTKNDEKLLQAVDYNDAGRVTSLLVRKGLVPTKLDSEGKSAFHLAAMRGNVDCLEAMLAHGVDAMTKDSSGYTALHLASKHGHPQCVSKLLQASCPVDVADSSGRTALHLAAVSGCISCSEILCDFKAPLNVKDKEGSTPLLLAAKMSHSELCRYLLHRGAAANSRDLQGKTALMLACENGSVETVEVLVNAGARVAAVDSTGHDAAHYGLATGNALIQHFLQEAAQRRSWASEETTEQTSRTSSPSQSAGREKSSTPRKRKAPLPPLGTPSPEDRDAYEEIVRLRQERAQFLQKIRGLEQQEKQRQEQAELDKGSLRSMEKQIQELEERLAARDNEKERLGKEVEALQSRLSSLENEKENTSYDIETLQDEEGELLEFPGAELLLSKKTLSPSAEELLATLQGQVQSLTVQNKELREKIQVLENFERDESEPSTPGDLVPASLYYSLKRELERLRAQGTAAPQGLAGTEEAEHERPAPASEPGSKGSTVQGLNEELPQPQCKCKAALVPHQQPPSAAQQDGAELAEARAALQQAQAALEEREQRLRELQARLEADAKAEEATASLGASLEEASQEKAALLERCSRAEAAAEALRRELEAKTRDWRAAGGPEPEPGVLEQRVAELVRQHGEVTAQLGQLREALGRREAELTALREQLAARPVGRREHEEVLARLRRAQAEAEGRVPPEEHARATAALEEQARALRERAARLEAAAEAKGREAARLEAALAAAVPRGEHEAARAELQAEAAALAQRLAELTRRHEKTCEEVFRVQRQALFMKSERQAAEERLAAAQQQLAEAREEARRLQDLHSHAEDSARLVRDRDRKITELSKEVFRLKEALNALPEPRGAPQPPPDATAMQSRIRALEEKLAEAEKRHSKVVALYRSHLLYAVQGHMDEDVQRLLCQILKMQRLQEQGR; from the exons ATGAAGAGCCTGAAGGCCAAGTTCAAGAAGGCAGAC AGTCAGGACTGGACCAAGAACGATGAAAAGCTCCTGCAAGCCGTGGACTACAACGATGCCGGGAGGGTGACGTCTCTCCTCGTCCGCAAGGGCCTGGTCCCCACCAAGCTGGACTCGGAGGGCAAATCTGC GTTCCACCTGGCTGCCATGCGGGGGAACGTGGACTGCCTCGAAGCCATGCTGGCTCACGGCGTGGATGCCATGACCAAGGACAGCTCGG GTTACACCGCCCTGCACCTGGCGTCCAAGCACGGCCACCCGCAGTGCGTCAGCAAGCTGCTGCAG GCCTCCTGCCCCGTGGACGTGGCTGACAGCAGCGGCCGGACGGCGCTGCACCTCGCAG cGGTCAGCGGCTGCATCTCGTGCTCAGAGATCCTCTGCGACTTCAAGGCTCCTTTGAATGTCAAGGACAAG GAGGGCTCCACGCCGCTGCTGCTCGCCGCCAAGATGAGCCACTCGGAGCTGTGCCGCTACCTGCTGCACCGCGGGGCGGCCGCCAACAGCCGCGACCTGCAGGGCAA GACAGCCCTGATGCTGGCCTGCGAGAACGGCAGCGTGGAGACGGTGGAGGTGCTGGTCAACGCCGGCGCGCGGGTGGCTGCGGTGGACTCCACGGGCCACGACGCCGCGCACTACGGGCTGGCCACGGGCAATGCTCTCATCCAGCACTTCCTGCAAGAGGCTGCTCAGCGCCGGTCCTGGGCCAGCG AGGAGACCACCGAGCAGACGTCGCGG ACATCTTCGCCAAGCCAGTCGGCGGgcagagagaagagcagcaccccgaggaagaggaaggcccccctgcctcccctgggcacccccagcccg GAGGACCGGGATGCCTACGAGGAGATCGTGAGGCTGCGGCAGGAGCGGGCGCAGTTCCTGCAGAAGATCCGGGGCttggagcagcaggagaagcagcgACAGGAG caggcagagctggacaAGGGCTCCCTTCGCTCCATGGAGAAGCAG atccaggagctggaggagcggCTGGCGGCGCGGGACAACGAGAAGGAGCGGCTGGGCAAGGAGGTGGAGGCTCTGCAGAGCCGCTTGTCCTCGCTGGAG AATGAGAAGGAGAACACGAGCTACGACATCGAGACGCTGCAGGACGAGGAGGGAGAGCTGCTCGAGTTCCCAG gggcagagctgctgctctccaagAAGACCCTGAGCCCCTCGGccgaggagctgctggccacgctgcagGGCCAGGTGCAGTCCCTCACCGTGCAGAACAAGGAGCTGAGGGAGAAAATACAG GTCCTGGAGAACTTCGAGCGGGATGAGAGCGAGCCGTCCACCCCGGGGGACTTGGTGCCCGCCAGCCTCTACTACTCCCTCAAAcgggagctggagcggctgcgggcgCAGGGCACGGCGGCACCGCAGGGCCTGGCCGGGACGGAGGAGGCAGAGCACGAGAGGCCGGCCCCAGCCTCGGAGCCTGGCAGCAAGGGGAGCACGGTGCAGGGGCTCAAcgaggagctgccccagccccagtgcAAGTGCAAGGCGGCGCTGGTGCCTCACCAGCAGCCTCCCTCCGCTGCCCAGCAGGATGGCGCCGAGCTGGCGGAGGCCCGGGCggccctgcagcaggcgcaGGCAGCGCTGGAGGAGCGCGAgcagcggctgcgggagctgcaggCCCGCCTGGAGGCCGATGCCAAAGCCGAGGAGGCCACGGCCTCGCTGGGGGCCTCCCTGGAGGAGGCATCGCAGGAGAAGGCGGCCCTGCTGGAGCGCTGCAGccgggcggaggcggcggcggaggcccTGCGGCGCGAGCTGGAGGCCAAGACACGGGACTGGAGGGCGGCCGGCGGCCCCGAGCCGGAGCCGGGCGTGCTGGAGCAGCGGGTGGCGGAGCTGGTGCGGCAGCACGGGGAGGTGACGgcccagctggggcagctgcgGGAGGCGCTGGGCCGCCGGGAGGCCGAGCTGACGGCCCTGCGGGAGCAGCTGGCCGCCCGGCCCGTGGGGCGCCGGGAGCACGAGGAGGTCCTGGCGAGGCTGCGGCGGGCGCAGGCGGAGGCCGAGGGCCGGGTGCCGCCGGAGGAGCACGCTCGGGCCACGGCGGCGCTGGAGGAGCAGGCGCGAGCCCTGCGGGAGCGGGCGGCCCGGctggaggcggcggcggaggccAAGGGGCGCGAGGCGGCCAGGCTGGAGGCCGcgctggcggcggcggtgccgcGCGGGGAGCACGAGGCGGCGCGGGCCGAGCTGCAGGCCGAGGCGGCCGCGCTGGCCCAGCGGCTGGCCGAGCTGACGCGGCGGCACGAGAAGACGTGCGAGGAGGTTTTCCGGGTGCAGCGGCAGGCGCTGTTCATGAAGAGCGAGCGGCAGGCGGCCGAGGAGCGCCTGGCGGCcgcgcagcagcagctggcggaGGCGCGGGAGGAGGCGCGGCGCCTGCAGGACCTCCACAGCCACGCCGAGGACTCGGCCCGGCTGgtcagggacagggacaggaag ATCACCGAGCTCTCCAAGGAGGTCTTCAGGCTGAAGGAGGCCCTCAACGCCCTCCCCGAGCCCCGAGGAGCGCCGCAGCCGCCCCCCGACGCCACGGCGATGCAGTCCAGGATCCGCGCCCTGGAGGAGAAGCTGGCG GAGGCAGAGAAGCGGCACAGCAAGGTGGTCGCGCTGTACCGGAGCCACCTGCTCTACGCCGTGCAG GGCCACATGGACGAGGACGTGCAGAGGCTCCTGTGCCAGATCCTGAAGAtgcagcggctgcaggagcagggcagatgA
- the ANKRD24 gene encoding ankyrin repeat domain-containing protein 24 isoform X3 has product MAARRLLLGTMKQICLCAAASFASQDWTKNDEKLLQAVDYNDAGRVTSLLVRKGLVPTKLDSEGKSAFHLAAMRGNVDCLEAMLAHGVDAMTKDSSGYTALHLASKHGHPQCVSKLLQASCPVDVADSSGRTALHLAAVSGCISCSEILCDFKAPLNVKDKEGSTPLLLAAKMSHSELCRYLLHRGAAANSRDLQGKTALMLACENGSVETVEVLVNAGARVAAVDSTGHDAAHYGLATGNALIQHFLQEAAQRRSWASEETTEQTSRTSSPSQSAGREKSSTPRKRKAPLPPLGTPSPEDRDAYEEIVRLRQERAQFLQKIRGLEQQEKQRQEAELDKGSLRSMEKQIQELEERLAARDNEKERLGKEVEALQSRLSSLENEKENTSYDIETLQDEEGELLEFPGAELLLSKKTLSPSAEELLATLQGQVQSLTVQNKELREKIQVLENFERDESEPSTPGDLVPASLYYSLKRELERLRAQGTAAPQGLAGTEEAEHERPAPASEPGSKGSTVQGLNEELPQPQCKCKAALVPHQQPPSAAQQDGAELAEARAALQQAQAALEEREQRLRELQARLEADAKAEEATASLGASLEEASQEKAALLERCSRAEAAAEALRRELEAKTRDWRAAGGPEPEPGVLEQRVAELVRQHGEVTAQLGQLREALGRREAELTALREQLAARPVGRREHEEVLARLRRAQAEAEGRVPPEEHARATAALEEQARALRERAARLEAAAEAKGREAARLEAALAAAVPRGEHEAARAELQAEAAALAQRLAELTRRHEKTCEEVFRVQRQALFMKSERQAAEERLAAAQQQLAEAREEARRLQDLHSHAEDSARLVRDRDRKITELSKEVFRLKEALNALPEPRGAPQPPPDATAMQSRIRALEEKLAEAEKRHSKVVALYRSHLLYAVQGHMDEDVQRLLCQILKMQRLQEQGR; this is encoded by the exons AtggccgcccgccgcctcctgcTCGGCACCATGAAGCAGATCTGCCTCTGTGCCGCTGCCTCCTTTGCG AGTCAGGACTGGACCAAGAACGATGAAAAGCTCCTGCAAGCCGTGGACTACAACGATGCCGGGAGGGTGACGTCTCTCCTCGTCCGCAAGGGCCTGGTCCCCACCAAGCTGGACTCGGAGGGCAAATCTGC GTTCCACCTGGCTGCCATGCGGGGGAACGTGGACTGCCTCGAAGCCATGCTGGCTCACGGCGTGGATGCCATGACCAAGGACAGCTCGG GTTACACCGCCCTGCACCTGGCGTCCAAGCACGGCCACCCGCAGTGCGTCAGCAAGCTGCTGCAG GCCTCCTGCCCCGTGGACGTGGCTGACAGCAGCGGCCGGACGGCGCTGCACCTCGCAG cGGTCAGCGGCTGCATCTCGTGCTCAGAGATCCTCTGCGACTTCAAGGCTCCTTTGAATGTCAAGGACAAG GAGGGCTCCACGCCGCTGCTGCTCGCCGCCAAGATGAGCCACTCGGAGCTGTGCCGCTACCTGCTGCACCGCGGGGCGGCCGCCAACAGCCGCGACCTGCAGGGCAA GACAGCCCTGATGCTGGCCTGCGAGAACGGCAGCGTGGAGACGGTGGAGGTGCTGGTCAACGCCGGCGCGCGGGTGGCTGCGGTGGACTCCACGGGCCACGACGCCGCGCACTACGGGCTGGCCACGGGCAATGCTCTCATCCAGCACTTCCTGCAAGAGGCTGCTCAGCGCCGGTCCTGGGCCAGCG AGGAGACCACCGAGCAGACGTCGCGG ACATCTTCGCCAAGCCAGTCGGCGGgcagagagaagagcagcaccccgaggaagaggaaggcccccctgcctcccctgggcacccccagcccg GAGGACCGGGATGCCTACGAGGAGATCGTGAGGCTGCGGCAGGAGCGGGCGCAGTTCCTGCAGAAGATCCGGGGCttggagcagcaggagaagcagcgACAGGAG gcagagctggacaAGGGCTCCCTTCGCTCCATGGAGAAGCAG atccaggagctggaggagcggCTGGCGGCGCGGGACAACGAGAAGGAGCGGCTGGGCAAGGAGGTGGAGGCTCTGCAGAGCCGCTTGTCCTCGCTGGAG AATGAGAAGGAGAACACGAGCTACGACATCGAGACGCTGCAGGACGAGGAGGGAGAGCTGCTCGAGTTCCCAG gggcagagctgctgctctccaagAAGACCCTGAGCCCCTCGGccgaggagctgctggccacgctgcagGGCCAGGTGCAGTCCCTCACCGTGCAGAACAAGGAGCTGAGGGAGAAAATACAG GTCCTGGAGAACTTCGAGCGGGATGAGAGCGAGCCGTCCACCCCGGGGGACTTGGTGCCCGCCAGCCTCTACTACTCCCTCAAAcgggagctggagcggctgcgggcgCAGGGCACGGCGGCACCGCAGGGCCTGGCCGGGACGGAGGAGGCAGAGCACGAGAGGCCGGCCCCAGCCTCGGAGCCTGGCAGCAAGGGGAGCACGGTGCAGGGGCTCAAcgaggagctgccccagccccagtgcAAGTGCAAGGCGGCGCTGGTGCCTCACCAGCAGCCTCCCTCCGCTGCCCAGCAGGATGGCGCCGAGCTGGCGGAGGCCCGGGCggccctgcagcaggcgcaGGCAGCGCTGGAGGAGCGCGAgcagcggctgcgggagctgcaggCCCGCCTGGAGGCCGATGCCAAAGCCGAGGAGGCCACGGCCTCGCTGGGGGCCTCCCTGGAGGAGGCATCGCAGGAGAAGGCGGCCCTGCTGGAGCGCTGCAGccgggcggaggcggcggcggaggcccTGCGGCGCGAGCTGGAGGCCAAGACACGGGACTGGAGGGCGGCCGGCGGCCCCGAGCCGGAGCCGGGCGTGCTGGAGCAGCGGGTGGCGGAGCTGGTGCGGCAGCACGGGGAGGTGACGgcccagctggggcagctgcgGGAGGCGCTGGGCCGCCGGGAGGCCGAGCTGACGGCCCTGCGGGAGCAGCTGGCCGCCCGGCCCGTGGGGCGCCGGGAGCACGAGGAGGTCCTGGCGAGGCTGCGGCGGGCGCAGGCGGAGGCCGAGGGCCGGGTGCCGCCGGAGGAGCACGCTCGGGCCACGGCGGCGCTGGAGGAGCAGGCGCGAGCCCTGCGGGAGCGGGCGGCCCGGctggaggcggcggcggaggccAAGGGGCGCGAGGCGGCCAGGCTGGAGGCCGcgctggcggcggcggtgccgcGCGGGGAGCACGAGGCGGCGCGGGCCGAGCTGCAGGCCGAGGCGGCCGCGCTGGCCCAGCGGCTGGCCGAGCTGACGCGGCGGCACGAGAAGACGTGCGAGGAGGTTTTCCGGGTGCAGCGGCAGGCGCTGTTCATGAAGAGCGAGCGGCAGGCGGCCGAGGAGCGCCTGGCGGCcgcgcagcagcagctggcggaGGCGCGGGAGGAGGCGCGGCGCCTGCAGGACCTCCACAGCCACGCCGAGGACTCGGCCCGGCTGgtcagggacagggacaggaag ATCACCGAGCTCTCCAAGGAGGTCTTCAGGCTGAAGGAGGCCCTCAACGCCCTCCCCGAGCCCCGAGGAGCGCCGCAGCCGCCCCCCGACGCCACGGCGATGCAGTCCAGGATCCGCGCCCTGGAGGAGAAGCTGGCG GAGGCAGAGAAGCGGCACAGCAAGGTGGTCGCGCTGTACCGGAGCCACCTGCTCTACGCCGTGCAG GGCCACATGGACGAGGACGTGCAGAGGCTCCTGTGCCAGATCCTGAAGAtgcagcggctgcaggagcagggcagatgA